In the genome of Segnochrobactrum spirostomi, the window CGCTGCACCGAAGGCTCGGAGAATTCCGCGGCAACCGCAGCGGTGCGCTCGGCCAGCGTGCCGTCCTCGCCGAACAGGCGCCGATACGCGCGCCGCAGGGCGTAGATTTCCTCACGCGCGAAGCCGTGCCGCTTGAGGCCGACGATGTTGAGGCCGCAAAGCGCCGCGCGGTTTCCGACCGCCATGCCGAACGGGATGAGGTCGTTGCCGAGACCCGCCAGACCGCCGAGGAACGAATAGGCACCGATGCGGACGAACTGGTGGACGGCGGAGCCGCCACCGAGGCTCGCATAGTCCCCGATCGTCACATGGCCCGCGAGCATCACGTTGTTCACGAGGAGAACGCCGGTGCCGAGGTGGCAATCGTGGGCGACGTGGGCGTGGGTGAGGATCAGGCATCGGTCGCCGATCACGGTGACGCCGCCGCCGCCCTCGGTGCCCGGGTTGATCGTCACATATTCCCGGAGCACCGTATCGGTGCCGATGGTCAGCCGGCTCGCCTCGCCGCGGAATTTGCGATCCTGCGGCGGCAGGCCGATCGCCGCGAACGGGTAGATCTGACAGCGCGCACCGATTTCGGTGTGGCCGTCCACAATCACGTGCGCCTCGATGATGACGTCGTCGCCGAGGCTCACATGGGGACCGATGATCGAATAGGGCCCGATCCGCACGTTCGCGCCAACCCGGGCGCCCTCGTGCACGATCGCGGTCGGGTGGATCACCGCACTCGCATCGATTCCAGGCGCCACGATCGAACCCTCTCCGCCGCTTGCGGCCGTGCTCATTCGTCCACCAACATGGCGCTGATGTCCGCCTCGGCGACCTTCGCGCCGGCGACCATCGCCTCGCAGTGGAACTTCCAGATATTGCCGCGATTGCGGACCTTGCGGACGTGATATTCCACGGTGTCACCCGGCACGACCGGCTTGCGGAACTTCGCGGCGTCGATCGTCATCAGATAGACGATGCTGGGCGATTCCTTGGCGATGCGGGCGGCGACGCAGAGCGCGCCGGCGGTCTGGGCCATACCCTCGATCAGGAGCACGCCGGGCATGACCGGCTGACCCGGAAAGTGCCCCATGAAGTGCGGCTCGTTGTAGGTGACGTTCTTGAGCCCGATGCACGAATCGTCGCCGTCCATGTCGATGATGCGGTCCACCATCAGGAACGGATAGCGGTGGGGCAGCATCTTCAGGATGCTCAGAATGTCGGCGCTCTGCAGCGTACGCGTCGCCGCGGTTGCCTCAGCGGGCGGCTGCTTCAGGGCAGCATCTTCCTCGGTCGTCACCGTGTCGGTTCCTCATCGTCTGCGCCGCCCGCAGCCTGTCGCCTCTTGGCGAGGGCAGTCAGCGCTCTCTGCTCCATGACAAATTGCCGGACCGGCTTGGCCGGCGTGCCGATCCAGCGTTCGCCGGCCGGCACATCGTCGGCGACGTTGCTGCCGCCGCCGACCTGAGCGCCCATGCCGATTCTCAGGTGGCCGGAGAGGCCGACCTTGCCGGCGAGCACCGCATAATCCTCAAGCACCGTGCTGCCGGAGATGCCGACCTGCGAGATGATCACGCAATGCCGGCCGATGACCACGTTGTGGCCGATCTGGACCTGGTTGTCGATCTTGGTGCCCTCGCCCACGACGGTGTCGCGGTTGGCACCCCGATCGATTGTGGTGTTGGCGCCGATCTCCACGTCGTCCTGGATCACGACGCGCCCGATCTGCGGCACCTTGAGATGGCCGCCGGGCCCATGGCGAAGCCGAACCCGTCCTGACCGATGCGCACGCCCGGATGGATGATGACGCGGTTGCCGATCAAGGCGTGCTGAAGCGTCGCGCCGGGGCCGATGGCGCAATCCCGGCCGATCCGCACCCCGTGGGCGATCACGGCGGTCGCGGCGATGATGGTGCCGGCCCCGATCTCGACGTCCGGGCCGATTACGGCACCGGGCTCGACGACGACTCCGGGCTCCAGGCGGGCGGACGGATCGACATGCGCCGCAGGCGAAATACCACCGCCGAAGCCCACGCCCACCGGCCGCATCGCCTGCGGATAGAGCATGGCCATCACGAGGGCCACGGCGCGATAGGCTTGGCCCGATTCGACGACCGCGATCTCGTCCGGGATGCGCACGGTGAACTTCGGGGCACAGACCAGGGCCGAAGCCTTGGTCGTCGCCACGAGCGGCAGATAGCGCGGATTGTCGATGAAGCTCAGGTCACCCGGACCCGCCTCGTCGAGCGGCGCGACGCGGGCGATCACCGCATTCGGTTCGCCGCGCACGAGCTTGCCCCGTCCGATCTCGGCGATACGAGCGAGCGTCAGCGGCGTCGGCACGGGAAAGAAGAGAGGATCGGACATGGTCGGAATCTGAGGCGCTCCGGCGGTCGGACGCTGCCCCCGCGACGGCACGGGAAGGCGGCGCACACCGTTCAGGCCCGGATCGCACGGCGGGCCTGATCACGCAATAAAAAAAGGTGACCGCTTTCGCGCCCACCTTGGGAAATCACCCGAATTGAGACCGGCGGCGCGGTCCTCGGACCGCGCCGCCGGCTCGTTTTCGATCAGAACTGGGTGCCGCCGCTGAGCCGGAAGACTTCGGTCTTGTCGAAGGTCTCCTGCTTGATCGGCCAGGCGAAGTCCGCCCGCAGCGGTCCGAACGGCGACTGCCAGCGGACGCCGAAACCAGCCGTCCAGCGCAGGGACATGTTGTCGCCTTCGACCACCGTGAGCGGCGCCGGCGAGCAGACGATGTCTCCGTTGGCACCGATCGTGCCGGTCGGATAGGCGCAGGCGCCGTTGATGCCCGAGCTGACACCCCAGAGCGAACCCGCGTCGGAGAAGGCGGCCAGCGTGAGGCCGAGTTCCTGCGGCAGGTAGGGGAACGGAGCCTGGGCTTCCGCAGAGACCGCGAAGTAGTACTTACCGCCGAGCGCGTCACCCGTGTTGTAGTCACGCGGGCCGATACCGTTGTCCTGGAAGCCGCGGATCAGATCGCCACCGACGAAGATCTGCTGCGTGACGTTCAGGTTCTGGTTGACCCCGTTGATGAGACCGCCTTCGCCGCGCACCATGCCGAGCAGGCTCCAGTCGGCGTAGAGCGAGTGGTAGTACTTCGCCTCAACCTTGCTCTTCAGGTACTTCACGTCGCCGCCGAGACCGGCGAACTCTTGGGTGAAGCGGGCGAAGTAGCCGTCCTGCGGGTTCAGGTTGTTGTCGAGCTTGTTGTAGGTGAGCGTGCCACCGACGAGCGAGGTGAGCGTCTTACCCTGGGCCAGCACGATCGCAGAGGCGATGTAGCCGTTGTTCGGCACCGTCACGTCGGAGTGGACGAGGCGATAATAGACGCCGACGTTGAACTCTTCCGTGATCGGGAAGTTGAAGCGGACGTCGCCACCAATCTGCTTCTGAGCATACTCGCGATAGCTGGTCTGCTCGTAGTTGTTATAGAAGACATCGAAGCCAGCGGCGATCCGTCGACCGAGGAAATACGGCTCGGTGAAGGAGAAGATGAAGTTCTGGGTGTTGGAACCGCCGCCGAGCGAGATCTTCAGATATTGACCGCGGCCAAGGAAGTTCTTCTCGGAGATGGAGACGTCACCAATCACACCATCGGTCGTCGAGTAACCGATACCGAAGGAGATCTCACCCGTCGGCTGCTCTTCGACCTGGACGTTGATGATCACGCGGTCCGGCGCGCTGCCGGGCTCGGTCGTGATGTTCACGGTCTTGAAGAAGCCGAGATTGTTGAGGCGACGCTGGGCCCGATCGACCAGCACACGGTTATAGGCGTCACCTTCCGAGAGATCGAACTCACGGCGGATGACATAATCCCGTGTGCGGGTGTTGCCGTGAATGTCGATGCGCTCGACATAGGCCTTGGCGCCTTCGTCGACCGAATAGGTGATCGCGATCGTGTGGTTGTCGAAGTTCCGATCGCCACGGGGCCGGACCTGGGCAAAGGCATAGCCCTGCGAAGACGCAGCCACCGTCAGAGCCTCGACCGTCTTCTCGATCTCCGATGCGTCATAGACGCCGCCCTTGTGGGTCAGGACGACCCTCTCGAGCTGCTTGGCGTCGAGCGACTGCACCGAGCTTTCGACGTTGACGTCGCCATAGTGATATTGCGGCCCCTCTTCCATCGTGAAGGTGATGAAGAAGGTGTTGCGCTCGCGGTCGAGGTCCGCGGTCGCCGAGATGAGGCGGAAGTCGGCGTAGCCGTGATTGTAATAGAACTGACGCAGCAGCTCCTGGTCGGCAGCGAGCCGATCCGGATCATAGGTGTCGGTCGTCCGCATGAAACCGAGCAGACCGGTCTCGCGGGTCCGGATGACCGTGAGAAGGCGGCTGTCGGAGAAGGCGTGATTGCCGACGAACGTGATCTTGGACACGCCGGTCTTGTCGCCCTCGTTGATTTCGAAGACGAGGTTCACGCGGTTCTGCGGCAGATCGATGATCTTCGGAGTCACCGTGGCGCGGTAGCGTCCGATCGCCCGGTAGGCATCGAGGATGCGCTGAACGTCGCTCTGCACCTTGGCGGTGGTGAGCGTCGAACGCGACTTGGAATCGATCGTCCCGGTCAGCGTCTCGTCGGAGAGGCGCTTGTTCCCCTCGAACTGGATCTGATTGATGATCGGGTTCTCGACGACGTTGACCACCAGGGCACCGCCCTGACGGCTGATCTTCACGTCCTTGAACAGGCCGGTCGCGTAGAGAGCCTTGATCGACTCGTCCACGTCCGAGGCCGTGTAGGGACGGCCCGGTTTGATGGTGAGGTAGGCCCTAACCGTCTCTGCATCGACACGGGTCGAGCCCGTGACTTCGATTTTGCTGATGGTATCCGCGTAAGCCGCCGTGAGTCCGGCAGGAGCCACGACCGGAATGATTCCGACCGCAGCAGCGGAGAGGGCGACGGCGAGGCTCAAGCGCCTCAGAAAGACAGGGAACAAACGCATGGGGTCTTTCGGCCCTCTCCAGTCCGTATCAGGGAAACGCCGTTCGCACGGCGTGCCGCGATCTCGTACGCCACGGCGAGGTATCGCAGGCTTTCCTATGCCAAGCAAGACGATGCCCCAGCAATGATGAACAAATCGCCCAACGCCGTTGCCGATCTGTCACGCCGTCCGAGGCGGGCTCCGCGGGGAGCGGAGCGAGGCCCGGATGCTTGCCGCGAGCACGGTCGACGGTCAACCCCGCCCCGTCAGGAGGCGGAAAACTGCCGGGTCAGATGGACGATGTCGTTCCAGGTGGCGAACACCATGAGCGCGAGCACGAGCGCGAGACCGATTCTGAATCCGACGTCCTGAGCGCGCGCGCTCAAGGGGCGGCGCAGGACCGCCTCGAACGCGTAGAAGACGAGATGACCGCCGTCGAGCATGGGAATCGGGAAGAGATTGAGGAGCCCGATCGACACGGAGAAGACGGCGGCGAGATTGAGCAGCGCCACGATGCCGTCCTGCGCCACCTGGCCCGAGATCTGCGCCATGCGGATGGTGCCGCCGAGCTGGTCGGCCGATTCCCGGCCGTTAAAGACGTGGACAACGTACTCAAGCGTACGGCTGATCACGTACCAGGTCTGGCTGGCCCCTTCCGCGACCGCTTCCGGGAAGGAGTAGCGCTGCAGGGTCACCTGCCCGCTTGCGATATCGCGGCGAATGCCGAGCACGCCGACTTTCTGGACGTTCCCGAAGCGGTCCTTCATCTCCTGCAGCCGGGGCGTCACGGAGAGGGTCGCGTCCCCCGCGGCGCGGCGGACCACCACGGTGAGTGCCTCGCCGGGGCTGTCGGCGACCATGCGCTGGAGGTCGGTGAACGACTTGATGGCGGTGCCGTCGATCGAGACCACCACGTCGCCGACTTCGAACCCGGCGGCCGCCGCGGCGCCCCCCGGCTCGAGCCCGTCGACGCGCGCCTCGGTCACGGGGCGGCCGAACAGGGTCAGGAGAATCGCGAAGATCGCGATCGCCAGGATGAAGTTCGCGATCGGCCCCGCGGCGACGACCGCCGCGCGCTGCCAGACCGGCTTCGCCGCGAACAGGGTCTTGCGGTCGGCATCGCTCATCGCCGCGATCGCGGCGCGATCGGGAACGCTCGCCGCGTTCTCATCGCCGGCGAACTTCACGTAGCCGCCGAGCGGGATGGCGGAGAGCCGCCAGCGGGTGCCATGGCGGTCGTTCCGCCCGATGACCTCAGGCCCGAAGCCGATCGAGAAGGCGTCGATCTTCACGCCGCACCAGCGGGCGACGAGGAAATGGCCGAGCTCGTGGAAGAACACCACGATGGTGAGCACGAACAGGAACGGGACGACGTAGCCGAGGATGCCCGACCCGAGCTGAAGCCCGAGATCACCGATCAATTGCATGTCGCCATCCCGATTTCCTGGCGCGCCGAGCCCGGCGCGCACCCATCAAGCAGAGCAAATAGGCCGTCTTTGCGGCGAGCATATGGGCGAAACCGGGGGTGAGATCCAGCGGAACGGCCTCAGAACAGCCCCGACAGAATCAGCGCCATCAGATAGGCCGCGACGCTCGCCGCCATGAAGCTGTCGAGTCGGTCCATCAGGCCGCCGTGGCCGGGGATGATGTGGCCGCTATCCTTGACCCCGAACCGCCGCTTAATGCCGCTCTCGAAGAGATCGCCATATTGCGAGACGACCGAGAGCAAGGCCGCAAGGCCGGCGAGCGCGAACGACGGCGCGTGGCCGGCAATGGCCCCGATCGCCAGCGCCGAGGCGACGGCGCCCGCCACGCCGGACGCGGCACCCGACCATGTCTTCTTCGGGGAGATGGCGGGCCACAGCTTGGGGCCTCCGAAGGTGCGTCCGCCGACGAAGGCCGCCACGTCCGATCCCCATACGATCGCAAAGAGGAGAAAGAGCGCGAAGCGGCCGTCCACCCCGTCGCGGACGCCGACCGACGCGACTGCGGCGAGGCCGGCATAAAGCACACCGCCGGCCGCCCAGCCGAAATCCATCCGCCGCCGCCGCGCCGCCGCGACCGCTCCGGTCAAAAGGGCCCCGAGGAAAATGATGGCAAGACCGAGCGGACCATGCCCCAGGATCACGGCGGCGCCCGCCACGACGATCGCGGCAGCACCGATTCGCTCCGCCCAGCGGTCCGTCCCGGCGAGGGTGATGTTCCACCATTCGCGCAGCACGACGATGCCGGCGGAGAACACGGCCACCGCGAAGATCGGCCCGCCGACCCAGGCGAGCACCATCGCGGACGGGCCGAGGACCAGCGACGAGATGATACGGAGGCGCAGTTCGCGGCGACGCTCGGCAACGCGCGCGGCCCGACGGTCGGCGCGCTCGTCCGATGGCGGAGGCGCCTGCCCCGCCTGCTCCGCGGGCGGGGTCACGCCCCGGTCCGCGCGGAAAGGCCTCCGAAGCGCCGGTCCCGTTCGCAGAAATCCGCGACCGCGCGGTCGAACGCGAGCTCGTCGAAGTCCGGCCAGCGCGCGGGCAAGAAGACGAACTCGGAATAGGCGCACTGCCAGAGGAGGAAATTCGAGATCCGCTGCTCACCGCTGGTGCGGATGACGAGATCCGGATCGGGAATGCCGGCGGTGTCGAGATGGGCCGAGATGGTCGTCTCGTCGATCTCGGCGGGCGCCAGCGTCCCCGCGGCGACGGCCTCGGCGATCCGGCGCGCGGCACGGGCGATCTCGTTACGGGCGCCGTAGTTGAACGCGATGACGAGGGTCAGACCCGTGTTGGCGGCGGTCATCGTCTCCGCTTCGGCGAGGAGACGCACCAGATCGGGCTGGAGGCTGTCGCGTTCGCCGATGATCCGCACCTTCACGTTCGCCTGGTGCAGCTCGATCAGATCCTTGCGGATGAACAGGCGCAGCAGCGACAGGAGATAGGCCACCTCGTCCGGCGGCCGGCTCCAATTCTCGGACGAGAAGCTGAACAGGGTGAGAAAGCCGATGCCGCGCTCGCTCGCGCAGCGCACGCTGCGGCGCACCGCTTCGACGCCGCGGCGGTGGCCCTCGCGGCGCGGAAGCCCCCGCTCCTTCGCCCAGCGCCCGTTGCCGTCCATGATGATCGCGACGTGCCGCGGGGGAACAGGGCGCGAGGGCGTGCCGACGTCGGGCGTCGCCGCGCTCTGGATGGCCTCCGGCATCCGCGTCACCGCCATAGATCGAGCCTCTCCCAACCGCGCGCCCGCCATCCCGTCACCCCGGCGGTGCGCCATGCCATCTCGCGACGCTACGCCGCGCTCGGCCGGCGGTAAACGCTGAACCGGACCTCAGACCTGGCTGATTTCCTGTTCCTTGTGGGCGAGCATCTGGTCGACGTCGGTGATCGCCTCGTCGGTCAGCTTCTGGACGCGGTCCGAGAGCGAGCGGCTCTCGTCCTGGCCGACATCGCCGTCCTTCTCGAGCTTCTTGAGAAGCTCCATGCCGTCACGGCGCACGTGGCGGATCGAGACACGGGCCTGCTCGGCATATTTGTGAGCGACCTTGATGAGCTCCTGGCGGCGCTCGGCGTTGAGCTCCGGAATCGGGATGCGCATCACCTGACCCTCGACGATCGGGTTGAGGCCGAGGTTCGATTCGCGGATCGCCCGCTCGACCGCGCCGGCGGTCGAGCGATCCCACACCTGCACGGAGATCATCCGCGGCTCAGGCACGCTGATCGTCGCAAGCTGGTTGAGCGGCATCGTCGCGCCGTAGATGTCGACGGTGATCGGCTCGACCATGCTCGCCGAGGCGCGACCTGTGCGCAGGCCGGCAAGTTCGCTCTTGAGGACGCCGACGGCTCCCTGCATCCGCCGCTTCAGGTCGTCGAGATTGAGCGCGCTCGCCATGATATTCCTCTTAATCGTCTCGAAGGTCGGTCCCGTCCGCGGAAATCTGCGGCGTCAGTCGGCCACGACCGTGGCGCGGCCGCCCCCTTGCAGGACCTCGATGAATTCACCTTCTTCCTGGATCGAAAACACGATTACAGGAATGGCGTTGTCGCGAGCAAGAGCGATCGCCGCGGCGTCCATCACCGCGAGGCCGCGGGCCAGCACCTCCTGGTGGGTGATGCGGTCGTAGCGCACGGCATCCGGCTCAAGGCGCGGATCGGCGGAATAGATGCCGTCGACGTTGGTGCCCTTGAGGAGCGCGTCGCAGCCCATCTCGGCCGCGCGCAGGGCGGCGCCGGAATCGGTGGTGAAGAACGGATTGCCCGTGCCGCCGGCAAACAGGACGACGTGGCCCTGGGCCATATATTCGAGGGCGGCGCGCTGGGTGAAGGTCTCGCAGATCGCCGGAACGGCGACCGCCGACAGGACCCGCGCGGGCAGGCCGCGCCGGGCGAGCGCGTCATGAAGCGCGAGGCAGTTCATGACGGTGGCGAGCATGCCCATGTGGTCGCCGGCGACGCGGTTGGTGCCGCCGGCCGCAAGCCGGGCGCCGCGCACGAAATTGCCGCCGCCCACGACGACGCCGACTTCAGCGCCGAGCTTGACCGCCTGATCGATCTCGCCGGCGAGCCGGTCGATGACCTTGTTGTCGATGCCGAAGCCCTTGTCCCCCATCAGAGCCTCGCCGGAGAGCTTCAACAGAACGCGCTTCCAGCTCAATTTCGCAGACGAGGCATCGGGCACAGGCGGCATCGCAGTCTCTCGACGGGAGGGATCGGAGAAATTCGAGGGGATCGGGAGGCTCTCCTCCCGATCCCCGAGCGTTCAGTGGCCGGCCGCGGCCGCGACCTCGGCAGCGAAGTCCGAGGTCTCCTTCTCGATGCCCTCGCCGAGCGCGTAGCGCACGAAGCCGGTCACCTTGATCGGCGCGCCGGCGTCCTTGGCAACCGCCTCGACGGCCTGCTCGACGGTCTTATCGGGGTCGAGCACGAAGGCCTGCTTCAGGAGGGTGACCTCCTCGTAGAACTTGCGCATGCGGCCCTCGACCATCTTCTCGATGATGTTCTCGGGCTTGCCCGACTGGCGCGCCTGGTCGGCGTAGACCGCACGCTCGCGCGCGGCTTCCGCTTCGGGGATCTCCTCGGCGGTCAGCGCGAGCGGGCTCGTGGCGGCGACGTGCATCGCGACCTTGCGGCCGATCTCGGTGAGCACCGCCGGATCGGCGGAGGACTCGAGCGCGACGAGCACGCCGATCTTGCCGAGACCGTCGGCCGTGGCGCTGTGGACATAGGTCGCGACCACGCCCTGACCGACCTTGAGCGCGGTCGAGCGGCGCAGGTTCATGTTCTCGCCGATGGTGGCGATGGCTTCCTTCAGTTCGTCCTCGACCGAGTGACCCTTGCCCGGATAGGCGGCGCCGGCGGTCGCGTCGCGATCGCCGTCGACCGTCAGGGCCACGGCGGCAACGCTGGAAACGAGTTGCTGGAAGGCCGGATTGCGGGCCACGAAGTCGGTCTCGGAATTGAGCTCGACCACCGCGGCGACGGTGCCGCCGGCGGCGACGCCGACGAGGCCCTCGGCCGCCACGCGGCCGGCCTTCTTGGCGGCCTTGGACAGCCCCTTCTTACGCAGCCAATCGA includes:
- the tsf gene encoding translation elongation factor Ts, translated to MSISAQMVKELREKTGAGMMDCKAALTETSGDMEAAVDWLRKKGLSKAAKKAGRVAAEGLVGVAAGGTVAAVVELNSETDFVARNPAFQQLVSSVAAVALTVDGDRDATAGAAYPGKGHSVEDELKEAIATIGENMNLRRSTALKVGQGVVATYVHSATADGLGKIGVLVALESSADPAVLTEIGRKVAMHVAATSPLALTAEEIPEAEAARERAVYADQARQSGKPENIIEKMVEGRMRKFYEEVTLLKQAFVLDPDKTVEQAVEAVAKDAGAPIKVTGFVRYALGEGIEKETSDFAAEVAAAAGH
- a CDS encoding isoprenyl transferase, which encodes MQSAATPDVGTPSRPVPPRHVAIIMDGNGRWAKERGLPRREGHRRGVEAVRRSVRCASERGIGFLTLFSFSSENWSRPPDEVAYLLSLLRLFIRKDLIELHQANVKVRIIGERDSLQPDLVRLLAEAETMTAANTGLTLVIAFNYGARNEIARAARRIAEAVAAGTLAPAEIDETTISAHLDTAGIPDPDLVIRTSGEQRISNFLLWQCAYSEFVFLPARWPDFDELAFDRAVADFCERDRRFGGLSARTGA
- the fabZ gene encoding 3-hydroxyacyl-ACP dehydratase FabZ; translation: MTTEEDAALKQPPAEATAATRTLQSADILSILKMLPHRYPFLMVDRIIDMDGDDSCIGLKNVTYNEPHFMGHFPGQPVMPGVLLIEGMAQTAGALCVAARIAKESPSIVYLMTIDAAKFRKPVVPGDTVEYHVRKVRNRGNIWKFHCEAMVAGAKVAEADISAMLVDE
- the rseP gene encoding RIP metalloprotease RseP; translated protein: MQLIGDLGLQLGSGILGYVVPFLFVLTIVVFFHELGHFLVARWCGVKIDAFSIGFGPEVIGRNDRHGTRWRLSAIPLGGYVKFAGDENAASVPDRAAIAAMSDADRKTLFAAKPVWQRAAVVAAGPIANFILAIAIFAILLTLFGRPVTEARVDGLEPGGAAAAAGFEVGDVVVSIDGTAIKSFTDLQRMVADSPGEALTVVVRRAAGDATLSVTPRLQEMKDRFGNVQKVGVLGIRRDIASGQVTLQRYSFPEAVAEGASQTWYVISRTLEYVVHVFNGRESADQLGGTIRMAQISGQVAQDGIVALLNLAAVFSVSIGLLNLFPIPMLDGGHLVFYAFEAVLRRPLSARAQDVGFRIGLALVLALMVFATWNDIVHLTRQFSAS
- the lpxA gene encoding acyl-ACP--UDP-N-acetylglucosamine O-acyltransferase — protein: MVAPGIDASAVIHPTAIVHEGARVGANVRIGPYSIIGPHVSLGDDVIIEAHVIVDGHTEIGARCQIYPFAAIGLPPQDRKFRGEASRLTIGTDTVLREYVTINPGTEGGGGVTVIGDRCLILTHAHVAHDCHLGTGVLLVNNVMLAGHVTIGDYASLGGGSAVHQFVRIGAYSFLGGLAGLGNDLIPFGMAVGNRAALCGLNIVGLKRHGFAREEIYALRRAYRRLFGEDGTLAERTAAVAAEFSEPSVQRVVSFLKEGGDRSVCIPEIGARPLPTED
- the pyrH gene encoding UMP kinase; this encodes MPPVPDASSAKLSWKRVLLKLSGEALMGDKGFGIDNKVIDRLAGEIDQAVKLGAEVGVVVGGGNFVRGARLAAGGTNRVAGDHMGMLATVMNCLALHDALARRGLPARVLSAVAVPAICETFTQRAALEYMAQGHVVLFAGGTGNPFFTTDSGAALRAAEMGCDALLKGTNVDGIYSADPRLEPDAVRYDRITHQEVLARGLAVMDAAAIALARDNAIPVIVFSIQEEGEFIEVLQGGGRATVVAD
- the frr gene encoding ribosome recycling factor → MASALNLDDLKRRMQGAVGVLKSELAGLRTGRASASMVEPITVDIYGATMPLNQLATISVPEPRMISVQVWDRSTAGAVERAIRESNLGLNPIVEGQVMRIPIPELNAERRQELIKVAHKYAEQARVSIRHVRRDGMELLKKLEKDGDVGQDESRSLSDRVQKLTDEAITDVDQMLAHKEQEISQV
- a CDS encoding phosphatidate cytidylyltransferase, producing MTPPAEQAGQAPPPSDERADRRAARVAERRRELRLRIISSLVLGPSAMVLAWVGGPIFAVAVFSAGIVVLREWWNITLAGTDRWAERIGAAAIVVAGAAVILGHGPLGLAIIFLGALLTGAVAAARRRRMDFGWAAGGVLYAGLAAVASVGVRDGVDGRFALFLLFAIVWGSDVAAFVGGRTFGGPKLWPAISPKKTWSGAASGVAGAVASALAIGAIAGHAPSFALAGLAALLSVVSQYGDLFESGIKRRFGVKDSGHIIPGHGGLMDRLDSFMAASVAAYLMALILSGLF
- the bamA gene encoding outer membrane protein assembly factor BamA; the encoded protein is MRLFPVFLRRLSLAVALSAAAVGIIPVVAPAGLTAAYADTISKIEVTGSTRVDAETVRAYLTIKPGRPYTASDVDESIKALYATGLFKDVKISRQGGALVVNVVENPIINQIQFEGNKRLSDETLTGTIDSKSRSTLTTAKVQSDVQRILDAYRAIGRYRATVTPKIIDLPQNRVNLVFEINEGDKTGVSKITFVGNHAFSDSRLLTVIRTRETGLLGFMRTTDTYDPDRLAADQELLRQFYYNHGYADFRLISATADLDRERNTFFITFTMEEGPQYHYGDVNVESSVQSLDAKQLERVVLTHKGGVYDASEIEKTVEALTVAASSQGYAFAQVRPRGDRNFDNHTIAITYSVDEGAKAYVERIDIHGNTRTRDYVIRREFDLSEGDAYNRVLVDRAQRRLNNLGFFKTVNITTEPGSAPDRVIINVQVEEQPTGEISFGIGYSTTDGVIGDVSISEKNFLGRGQYLKISLGGGSNTQNFIFSFTEPYFLGRRIAAGFDVFYNNYEQTSYREYAQKQIGGDVRFNFPITEEFNVGVYYRLVHSDVTVPNNGYIASAIVLAQGKTLTSLVGGTLTYNKLDNNLNPQDGYFARFTQEFAGLGGDVKYLKSKVEAKYYHSLYADWSLLGMVRGEGGLINGVNQNLNVTQQIFVGGDLIRGFQDNGIGPRDYNTGDALGGKYYFAVSAEAQAPFPYLPQELGLTLAAFSDAGSLWGVSSGINGACAYPTGTIGANGDIVCSPAPLTVVEGDNMSLRWTAGFGVRWQSPFGPLRADFAWPIKQETFDKTEVFRLSGGTQF